The Pseudoalteromonas translucida KMM 520 genome has a window encoding:
- the nusA gene encoding transcription termination factor NusA, translating to MAKEILLVAEAVSNEKAVPKEKIFEALEFALATATKKKHGGDIDVRVAIDRKTGDYDTYRRWQIAAVLEDGSLENPYSEITLEAAQVEEPDLQMGDYVEEQIDSIKFDRITTQMAKQVIVQKVREAERALVVEEYKSKEGELVTGVVKKATRDAIVLDLGNNAEAVIYRDDMLPRENFRPGDRIRGLLYEVKPEARGAQLFVTRSKPEMLMELFRIEVPEIGEEMIELRAAARDPGSRAKIAVKSNDKRIDPIGACVGMRGARVQAVSSELGGERVDIVLYDDNPAQFVINAMAPAEVASIVMDEDTHSMDIAVEADNLAQAIGRNGQNVRLASQLTGWELNVMTVEDMRSKNEAESDKLLNLFTENLEIDDEFASLLINEGFSSLEEVAYVPASEFLEIDGLDEETVDLLRSRAKDALTTKALKTEESLDGAEPAEDLLALEGLERHLAFVMASKGVITLEDLAEQGIDELVDITELSPEKAGELIMAARNICWFADE from the coding sequence ATGGCAAAAGAGATATTATTGGTTGCTGAAGCCGTCTCCAATGAGAAAGCGGTTCCAAAAGAAAAGATTTTTGAAGCTTTAGAGTTCGCTCTAGCAACAGCAACAAAGAAAAAGCACGGTGGTGACATCGACGTACGTGTAGCAATTGACCGTAAAACAGGTGACTACGACACTTACCGTCGCTGGCAGATTGCTGCAGTATTAGAAGATGGGTCTTTAGAGAACCCATACAGCGAAATTACCCTAGAAGCAGCGCAAGTTGAAGAACCTGACTTGCAAATGGGTGACTACGTTGAAGAGCAAATTGACTCAATTAAATTTGACCGTATTACAACCCAAATGGCTAAGCAAGTTATCGTACAAAAAGTACGTGAAGCTGAGCGTGCTTTAGTTGTAGAAGAATACAAAAGTAAAGAAGGTGAGCTAGTAACGGGTGTGGTTAAAAAAGCCACTCGTGACGCGATCGTTCTTGATTTAGGTAATAATGCTGAAGCGGTAATTTACCGTGACGACATGCTACCGCGTGAAAACTTCCGCCCAGGCGATCGTATTCGTGGTCTTCTATACGAAGTTAAGCCAGAAGCACGTGGTGCACAATTATTTGTAACGCGTTCTAAACCAGAAATGCTAATGGAATTGTTCCGCATTGAGGTGCCAGAAATCGGCGAAGAAATGATTGAATTACGTGCTGCTGCACGTGATCCAGGTTCGCGCGCTAAAATTGCGGTTAAGTCTAACGACAAACGTATTGACCCTATTGGTGCCTGTGTAGGTATGCGTGGCGCACGTGTTCAAGCTGTATCGTCAGAACTTGGCGGTGAGCGTGTTGATATCGTACTTTACGATGATAACCCAGCACAATTTGTTATTAACGCAATGGCACCTGCAGAAGTAGCTTCAATCGTAATGGATGAAGATACGCACTCAATGGATATCGCTGTAGAAGCCGATAACCTAGCACAAGCTATTGGTCGTAATGGTCAAAACGTACGTTTAGCTAGCCAATTAACTGGCTGGGAACTAAACGTAATGACTGTTGAAGACATGCGTAGCAAAAACGAAGCTGAGTCAGATAAGTTACTTAACTTATTTACTGAAAATTTAGAAATTGATGATGAATTTGCTTCATTATTAATTAACGAAGGTTTCTCGTCACTTGAAGAAGTTGCGTATGTACCAGCATCTGAATTTTTAGAAATTGATGGCTTAGATGAAGAAACGGTTGATCTATTGCGCTCACGTGCAAAAGATGCATTAACCACTAAAGCACTTAAAACGGAAGAAAGCTTAGATGGCGCAGAGCCTGCTGAAGACTTACTTGCGCTTGAAGGCTTAGAACGTCATTTAGCATTTGTTATGGCAAGCAAGGGTGTAATTACACTTGAAGACTTAGCTGAGCAAGGTATTGATGAATTAGTGGATATTACAGAACTATCACCTGAAAAAGCAGGTGAACTGATTATGGCTGCACGTAACATTTGTTGGTTTGCAGACGAGTAA
- a CDS encoding AbgT family transporter: MNNNQSAVPTGLIARFLNFVERVGNKLPDPAIIFLFAMLLIWFLSWWFSGVSFDAIDPRTGEAIIINNMLASDSLATFLSSMVKTFTGFAPLGVVLVAMLGVGVAEHSGFINTGLKLMLKVTPKKLLTPSIILVAIVSHTATDAGYVLVIPLAGVIFYAAGRHPLAGIAAAFAGVSGGFGANFIPSGIDPLLQSFTQSAAQIINPAMTINPLNNWAFASASSLFIVALGWYITDKIIEPRLQKTAVDGAKEDLPVFEDARSDEKRAFIIASSVMVAGLALLAYVSADSNSAMRSSDGSLTNFSSPLMQSIVPLIFLLFWIPGAVYGFTVGTFKTSKDMIDAMSKAMSGMAYYIVMAFFCSLFIAAFSKSNLGALLAIEGAQLLKAMELPSAVTVVGIIFLTGFVNLFVGSSSAKWALLGPIFVPMLMQLGISPDLTQAAYRVGDSSSNIITPLMPYFPLVVVYCQKYVKGTGIGTLIAIMLPYSIAFMIGWSIFLLGYWALGIPLGLDASYVYPALAP; this comes from the coding sequence ATGAATAATAACCAAAGTGCAGTGCCAACTGGTTTAATTGCACGATTTTTAAATTTTGTTGAACGGGTAGGTAATAAGCTTCCTGATCCGGCCATTATATTTTTGTTTGCCATGTTACTAATTTGGTTTTTGTCGTGGTGGTTTTCAGGCGTAAGCTTTGATGCAATAGATCCACGTACCGGCGAAGCCATTATTATCAATAATATGTTAGCAAGTGATTCGCTCGCCACCTTTTTATCCTCTATGGTAAAAACCTTTACCGGCTTTGCCCCCTTAGGCGTAGTGTTAGTGGCTATGTTAGGTGTGGGTGTTGCAGAGCATTCGGGCTTTATTAATACCGGACTTAAGCTAATGCTTAAAGTGACTCCTAAAAAGTTATTAACGCCTTCAATTATTTTAGTGGCCATTGTAAGCCATACCGCAACTGATGCAGGTTATGTGTTAGTTATTCCACTAGCTGGGGTTATATTTTATGCTGCAGGGCGCCATCCGCTTGCGGGTATAGCTGCTGCATTTGCGGGTGTGAGTGGTGGTTTTGGGGCTAACTTTATTCCATCGGGTATCGACCCATTACTACAAAGTTTTACCCAAAGTGCGGCGCAAATAATTAATCCTGCAATGACAATTAACCCGTTAAATAACTGGGCATTTGCTTCAGCGTCTAGCTTATTTATAGTGGCATTAGGCTGGTACATTACCGATAAAATTATAGAACCACGTTTACAAAAAACCGCGGTAGATGGTGCTAAAGAAGATTTACCCGTATTTGAAGATGCTCGCAGTGATGAAAAACGTGCATTTATAATTGCCAGTTCAGTTATGGTTGCAGGCCTTGCGCTACTTGCTTATGTATCGGCAGATAGTAACTCGGCAATGCGCAGCAGCGATGGCTCGTTAACTAATTTTAGCTCGCCATTAATGCAATCCATCGTACCGTTAATCTTTTTATTATTTTGGATACCCGGCGCGGTTTACGGCTTTACCGTAGGCACCTTCAAAACCTCTAAAGACATGATAGATGCCATGAGTAAAGCGATGAGCGGCATGGCATATTATATTGTAATGGCATTTTTCTGTTCGTTATTTATTGCCGCATTTAGTAAATCAAACTTAGGTGCATTACTAGCAATCGAAGGCGCGCAGTTATTAAAAGCAATGGAATTGCCAAGTGCAGTAACGGTTGTGGGAATTATCTTTTTAACCGGTTTTGTTAACTTATTTGTAGGTTCAAGTTCAGCAAAATGGGCATTACTTGGCCCCATATTTGTACCTATGCTAATGCAACTTGGTATTTCGCCAGACTTAACTCAAGCGGCTTATCGTGTTGGTGACTCAAGCTCTAATATTATTACACCGTTAATGCCCTATTTCCCATTAGTGGTGGTGTACTGTCAAAAGTATGTGAAAGGCACGGGTATAGGTACCTTAATTGCTATTATGCTGCCGTACTCAATCGCCTTTATGATTGGCTGGAGTATATTTTTATTAGGTTACTGGGCACTTGGTATCCCACTAGGGCTTGATGCCAGCTACGTTTACCCAGCGCTAGCGCCTTAA
- a CDS encoding DEAD/DEAH box helicase gives MSEPVTFESLNLSPAILKAVEELGYKTPSEIQAQCIPLLLERKDVLGLAQTGTGKTAAFALPLLNNIDPSVKQPQILVLTPTRELAIQVAEAFEQYAKHVRGIEVLALYGGQSYSIQLSALRRGAQVIVATPGRLIDHINRGTIKFDALQALVLDEADEMLRMGFIDDVESIMEKTPREKQTCLFSATMPKQIQNISSKYMNNPEQVHISARNSTVSSVEQVFWNASIHKNKAIVRFLEAEQYEGAIVFVRTRNDTVQLAELLEREGFSAAPLNGDMNQQARERTVERLKSGMLNVVIATDVAARGLDVDRLSLVINYDIPQDSEAYVHRIGRTGRAGRTGKAILFVKHNERYLLKNIIRHTNSDIAQVELPTAKIVEEKRIEALQAKLTLALENKDITFFNEVAANMAQKLELSAEDLAGALLCLAQQQSPIKVEEVKIQPRERNERNDRNPRSNDRGDRGRRNERGGERGGERGGERAERKPRERNSRDAGPMDTYRIEVGREHGVQVKNIVGAIANEADISSKFIGDIRLHDNHSTVQLPKNMPKDVLDHFQKVFICKRPMGLTITADQGPAEPRSERSERPAGGEKRSFNKDDSARGDKRSGPRKERRPVSFTTPK, from the coding sequence ATGTCAGAACCAGTCACGTTTGAATCTCTAAATCTTTCTCCTGCAATTTTGAAGGCAGTTGAAGAGTTGGGTTACAAGACACCATCTGAAATCCAAGCTCAATGTATACCGTTATTGCTAGAAAGAAAGGACGTACTGGGACTAGCTCAAACGGGTACAGGTAAAACCGCAGCATTTGCACTACCACTATTAAATAATATTGACCCGTCTGTGAAACAGCCACAGATCCTTGTACTCACACCAACCCGTGAGCTTGCGATCCAAGTTGCTGAGGCATTTGAACAATATGCTAAACATGTTCGTGGTATTGAAGTATTGGCACTTTATGGTGGCCAAAGCTACAGTATCCAACTAAGTGCACTTCGTCGTGGCGCGCAAGTTATCGTAGCTACTCCAGGTCGCTTAATCGATCATATTAACCGTGGCACTATCAAGTTTGATGCTTTACAAGCACTTGTACTTGATGAAGCCGATGAAATGTTACGTATGGGCTTTATCGATGATGTAGAAAGCATCATGGAAAAAACACCGCGCGAAAAGCAAACATGTCTTTTCTCTGCGACCATGCCTAAGCAAATTCAAAACATCAGCAGCAAGTATATGAACAATCCTGAACAGGTTCATATCTCTGCGCGTAACTCAACTGTTTCATCAGTAGAGCAAGTGTTTTGGAATGCAAGCATTCATAAAAATAAAGCCATTGTTCGCTTTTTAGAAGCTGAGCAATATGAAGGCGCTATTGTTTTCGTACGTACGCGTAACGATACAGTACAACTTGCTGAATTATTAGAGCGCGAAGGTTTCTCTGCCGCTCCACTTAACGGTGACATGAACCAGCAAGCACGTGAACGCACTGTAGAGCGCTTAAAAAGCGGCATGCTAAATGTTGTTATTGCAACAGACGTAGCGGCACGTGGTCTAGATGTTGACCGTTTAAGTTTAGTTATCAACTACGATATTCCACAAGATTCGGAAGCCTACGTTCACCGTATCGGTCGTACAGGTCGTGCTGGTCGTACTGGTAAAGCAATTTTATTCGTAAAACATAACGAACGTTATTTACTTAAAAATATCATTCGTCATACGAATTCAGATATTGCACAAGTTGAATTACCAACAGCTAAAATTGTTGAAGAAAAACGTATCGAAGCGTTACAAGCCAAGTTAACACTTGCTCTTGAAAACAAAGATATTACTTTCTTTAATGAAGTAGCAGCAAACATGGCTCAAAAGCTTGAACTTTCTGCTGAAGACCTTGCTGGTGCGTTACTGTGTTTAGCACAGCAACAATCACCAATTAAGGTTGAAGAAGTTAAGATTCAACCTCGCGAACGTAACGAGCGCAATGATCGTAACCCACGTAGCAATGACCGTGGTGATCGTGGTCGTCGTAACGAACGTGGTGGTGAGCGCGGCGGTGAACGTGGTGGCGAGCGCGCTGAACGTAAACCTCGTGAGCGTAACAGCCGTGATGCAGGTCCTATGGATACATACCGTATCGAAGTAGGTCGTGAACATGGTGTTCAGGTTAAGAACATTGTTGGCGCTATTGCTAACGAAGCAGACATTTCAAGCAAGTTTATTGGTGATATTCGTCTACACGATAATCACAGTACGGTTCAATTACCGAAAAACATGCCTAAAGATGTACTTGATCATTTCCAAAAAGTGTTTATTTGTAAACGTCCTATGGGCTTAACAATCACTGCTGATCAAGGTCCTGCTGAGCCACGCAGCGAACGCTCTGAGCGTCCAGCTGGCGGCGAAAAACGCAGCTTTAATAAAGATGACAGCGCACGCGGTGATAAGCGCAGCGGTCCTCGTAAAGAACGTCGCCCAGTAAGCTTTACAACGCCGAAATAA
- a CDS encoding Hsp20 family protein: MRTVDLSPLYRSFIGFDHLASLMDAAASSDKQPSFPPYNIEALDKDKYRITMAVAGFSESELSIESENNTLVVAGIKTGKEQASERKFIHQGIAERNFERKFQLGDHVKVLGADLANGLLSINLEREIPEALKPRKIEIGSGSLIEGK; the protein is encoded by the coding sequence ATGCGTACAGTAGATTTATCACCCCTTTATCGTTCATTCATCGGTTTCGATCATTTAGCGTCTTTAATGGATGCGGCAGCAAGTTCAGATAAGCAGCCAAGCTTTCCTCCTTACAATATCGAAGCGCTCGATAAAGACAAATACCGAATTACTATGGCGGTTGCTGGTTTTAGCGAAAGCGAGCTGAGCATAGAGTCAGAAAACAACACACTAGTTGTTGCAGGTATTAAAACGGGTAAAGAGCAAGCCAGTGAGCGTAAATTTATTCATCAAGGTATTGCAGAGCGCAACTTTGAGCGTAAATTTCAGCTGGGGGATCACGTAAAAGTACTTGGTGCCGATTTAGCAAATGGCTTATTGAGCATTAACCTTGAACGCGAAATACCAGAAGCACTTAAGCCACGCAAAATTGAAATAGGCAGTGGTAGCCTTATAGAAGGCAAGTAA
- a CDS encoding Hsp20 family protein — translation MRTVDLSPLYRSFIGFDHLASLMDAAASSDKQPSFPPYNIEALDKDKYRITMAVAGFSNSELTIESENNTLKVSGVKQSKDDSKERKFIHQGIADRNFERKFQLGDHVRVIAADLAHGLLSIDLQREIPEALKPRKIAIGGNDLLEDK, via the coding sequence ATGCGTACAGTAGATTTATCACCCCTTTATCGTTCATTCATCGGTTTCGATCATTTAGCGTCTTTAATGGATGCGGCAGCAAGTTCAGATAAGCAGCCAAGCTTTCCTCCTTACAATATCGAAGCGCTCGATAAAGACAAATATAGAATCACTATGGCGGTTGCTGGTTTTAGTAATAGCGAACTGACAATCGAGTCAGAAAATAACACCCTAAAAGTTAGCGGGGTTAAACAAAGTAAAGACGATAGTAAAGAGCGTAAATTTATTCACCAAGGCATTGCAGATCGCAACTTTGAGCGTAAGTTTCAGTTAGGAGATCATGTAAGAGTTATCGCTGCTGATTTAGCCCATGGTTTACTCAGCATAGATTTACAACGTGAAATACCTGAAGCGTTAAAACCGCGCAAAATAGCAATCGGTGGCAATGATTTGCTCGAAGATAAGTAA
- a CDS encoding cryptochrome/photolyase family protein, with protein MTHFNTLRLILGDQLNPAHSWYKNKQTNTLYVIAELKQETSYVKHNIQKICAFFCAMENFATALNQAGLNVLHLTLNETCNDEDLPALLTRIAAQHQCNTIEYQYPDEYRLKTQLANFANTSPLTVSGVDSEHFLLPFEEIKHRFVKDKHITMEHFYRAMRKQFNILMDSNKPHGGKWNFDSNNRNKFSAADLAQIPPPKLFNNDVSAIIARLNKHNVSYFGKAAEQLPWPTTRKQAISCLDYFCLYLLPYFGQFQDAMTEQSKHNSSLYHSRLSFALNAKLIHPLYVIKRVIAQYEQRPSEISIAQVEGFVRQILGWREYVRAIYWINMPDYATKNQLKAKNTLPPYFWHAKTKMNCMHHALCESLTTAYAHHIQRLMVIGNFCLLTAINPDEVDAWYLGVYIDAIEWVEMPNTRGMSQFADDGIIATKPYAASGNYINKMSDYCKNCHYKLKQKVGDDACPFNSLYWHFMHTHRAKLEKNPRIGMVYKNWDKQEGTLQQSTLQQATYYLNNLASL; from the coding sequence ATGACACACTTTAATACTCTTAGACTCATTTTGGGCGATCAGCTCAACCCTGCTCACTCATGGTATAAAAATAAACAAACCAATACCTTATATGTTATTGCAGAGCTAAAACAAGAAACCAGCTATGTTAAGCACAATATTCAAAAAATCTGTGCATTTTTTTGCGCTATGGAAAACTTTGCAACAGCATTAAACCAAGCCGGATTAAATGTACTGCATTTAACATTAAACGAAACTTGTAATGATGAAGATTTACCCGCATTGCTTACCCGTATAGCAGCGCAACATCAATGCAATACTATTGAGTACCAATACCCAGACGAATATAGATTAAAAACCCAGTTAGCCAACTTTGCAAACACTAGCCCATTAACGGTTAGCGGTGTTGACAGCGAGCATTTTTTACTGCCTTTTGAGGAAATAAAGCACCGTTTTGTAAAAGATAAACACATAACGATGGAGCATTTTTATCGCGCAATGCGCAAACAATTTAATATATTAATGGATAGTAACAAACCACACGGTGGAAAGTGGAACTTTGATAGTAATAACAGAAATAAATTTTCAGCCGCCGACTTAGCGCAAATCCCGCCGCCTAAATTATTTAATAACGATGTAAGCGCTATAATTGCGCGTTTAAATAAACATAATGTTAGCTACTTTGGTAAAGCCGCAGAGCAACTTCCTTGGCCCACAACCCGAAAGCAAGCTATTAGCTGCTTAGATTATTTTTGTTTGTATTTACTGCCTTATTTTGGCCAGTTTCAAGATGCAATGACAGAGCAAAGTAAACATAACAGTAGCCTGTACCATAGCCGCTTATCGTTTGCTTTAAATGCAAAGTTAATACACCCTCTGTATGTAATAAAGCGCGTAATAGCCCAATACGAACAACGTCCTAGTGAGATATCTATTGCTCAAGTAGAGGGGTTTGTTAGGCAAATTTTGGGCTGGAGAGAGTACGTACGCGCAATTTACTGGATTAACATGCCAGATTACGCAACTAAAAATCAGCTTAAAGCCAAAAATACATTACCGCCGTATTTTTGGCATGCTAAAACTAAAATGAACTGCATGCACCATGCGCTCTGTGAAAGCTTAACGACTGCATACGCCCATCATATTCAGCGCCTTATGGTTATTGGTAATTTTTGTTTATTAACGGCTATAAACCCAGATGAGGTTGATGCTTGGTATTTGGGCGTTTATATAGATGCTATTGAATGGGTAGAAATGCCCAATACTCGGGGTATGAGCCAATTTGCCGATGACGGAATTATTGCCACCAAACCCTATGCAGCAAGCGGTAACTATATTAATAAAATGAGCGACTACTGCAAAAACTGCCACTATAAATTAAAACAAAAAGTGGGCGATGACGCCTGCCCGTTTAATAGCCTTTACTGGCATTTTATGCACACGCACAGAGCAAAATTAGAAAAAAACCCACGCATTGGCATGGTGTATAAAAATTGGGATAAACAAGAGGGTACGTTACAGCAAAGTACATTACAGCAAGCCACTTACTATTTGAACAATCTAGCAAGCCTGTAA
- the rimP gene encoding ribosome maturation factor RimP: MTKLEQDLVAMLTPAVEMLGFELHGLEFVQAGRHSTLRVYITHEAGISVDNCADASRQISAILDVEDPITNEYDLEVSSPGVDRLLFKQDHYEQAQGEEVQLRTKLPQDGRRNFKGDLIAVTSDMITLSSDGTEHLIMLSNIERANIIAKF, from the coding sequence GTGACAAAACTTGAACAAGATTTAGTAGCTATGTTAACGCCAGCGGTAGAAATGTTAGGTTTTGAATTACATGGTCTTGAGTTTGTACAAGCGGGTCGCCATTCTACCTTAAGAGTTTATATTACTCATGAGGCTGGGATCTCAGTTGATAATTGTGCTGATGCGAGTCGCCAAATAAGTGCGATTTTAGACGTCGAAGACCCAATTACAAATGAATATGATTTGGAAGTATCGTCTCCTGGTGTTGATCGTCTATTATTCAAACAAGATCACTACGAGCAGGCGCAAGGAGAGGAAGTACAATTACGTACTAAACTTCCACAAGACGGTCGTCGTAATTTTAAAGGCGATTTAATAGCAGTTACTAGCGATATGATTACACTATCTAGTGATGGTACAGAGCATTTAATTATGCTTAGCAACATTGAGCGTGCGAACATAATTGCAAAGTTTTAA
- a CDS encoding YfcL family protein, with protein MSLVNYIDAAQHYFDDLVTKATDDELFAGGYLRGHFDLAVGYAQVEKLTISTDELNETVEQSLVKAYHNGELNEDDKTLVARLWEEVKALA; from the coding sequence ATGAGTTTAGTAAACTATATTGATGCAGCCCAACACTATTTTGATGATTTAGTGACTAAAGCCACCGATGATGAATTATTTGCAGGAGGCTATTTGCGAGGTCACTTTGACTTAGCAGTAGGGTATGCGCAAGTAGAAAAGCTAACTATTAGCACAGATGAACTTAACGAAACCGTAGAGCAAAGCTTAGTGAAGGCTTATCATAATGGTGAACTTAATGAAGATGACAAAACCCTTGTTGCTCGTTTGTGGGAAGAAGTAAAAGCATTGGCCTGA
- a CDS encoding GrxA family glutaredoxin, which translates to MLTVIFGREGCPFCVRAKDVAEQLSNERDDFKFRYIDIIKEGISKDDLEKSAGKPCPTVPQIFVDQKHIGGFTEFEAYAKENLGLYQ; encoded by the coding sequence ATGTTAACTGTAATTTTTGGTCGTGAAGGCTGCCCATTTTGTGTTCGTGCTAAAGACGTAGCAGAGCAACTATCAAATGAACGTGATGATTTTAAATTTCGCTACATCGACATTATTAAAGAAGGCATAAGTAAAGACGATCTTGAGAAGTCTGCCGGCAAACCTTGCCCAACAGTGCCACAAATCTTTGTAGACCAAAAACACATTGGTGGTTTTACTGAGTTTGAAGCCTACGCCAAAGAGAATCTTGGACTTTATCAATAA